The proteins below come from a single Balaenoptera acutorostrata chromosome 2, mBalAcu1.1, whole genome shotgun sequence genomic window:
- the CD180 gene encoding CD180 antigen produces MAPRVGCFLLAVLISASCKVITSSNPMCTEKEANKTYNCENLDLREIPDTLPNTTEFLEFGFNFLPTIQNITFSRLINLIFLDLTRCQINWVREDTFQNHHQLNTIVLTGNPLIFMAETSLTGPKLLKHLFLTQTGISNLEFIPVHNLENLESLHLGSNHISSINLPENFPTQNLKVLDFQNNAIHYISSKDINGLEQATNLSLNFNGNDIKGIEPGAFNSKIFQSLKFGGSLNLSVILKGLQNSTIQSLWLGTFEDTDDQDLTSATFEGLCDMAVESINLQKHHFDGFSPSTFRCFTRLQELDLTAAHLKGLPSGIEGMNSLKKLVLNANSFDQLCQINAASFPSLTDLYVKGNMKKLDLGARCLEKLENLQKLDLSHSDIEASDCCNLQLKNLPHLQYLNLSYNEPLGLEDQAFKECPRLELLDLAFTHLLVKAAQSPFQNLHLLRVLNLSHCLLDTSNRHLLEGLLDLRHLNVQGNHFQDGSISKTNLLQTVSSLEILILSSCDLLSIDQQAFHGLGNMSHLDLSHNSLTGDSMDAFSPLKGLYLNLAANNIRIIPPHLLPALSQQSTINLSHNPLDCTCSNIHFITWYKENLHKLEGSEETVCANPPPLRGVKLSDVKLSCGLTGTGIFFLVVFVFLVIILLIFSVKFLLRWKYQHI; encoded by the exons ATGGCTCCCCGTGTCGGCTGCTTCCTGTTGGCGGTGCTGATTTCTGCCAGCTGTAAAGTCATCACCTCCTCAAATCCAATGTGCACTGAG AAAGAAGCCAACAAGACATATAACTGTGAAAATTTAGATCTCAGAGAAATTCCTGACACTCTACCAAATACAACAGAATTTTTGGAATTCGGCTTTAACTTCTTGCCTACAATTCAAAATATAACCTTCAGCAGGCTCATAAATCTTATCTTTTTGGATTTGACCAG GTGCCAGATTAACTGGGTACGTGaagatacttttcaaaaccatcaTCAACTGAACACCATTGTGTTAACTGGAAATCCCCTGATATTCATGGCAGAAACATCACTTACCGGGCCCAAGTTGCTGAAGCATCTTTTCTTAACCCAAACAGGAATATCCAATCTTGAGTTTATCCCAGTGCACAACCTGGAAAACTTGGAAAGTTTGCATCTTGGAAGCAACCATATTTCCTCTATTAATCTCCCAGAAAACTTCCCAACACAGAATCTGAAAGTCCTGGATTTTCAGAATAATGCTATACACTACATCTCTAGTAAAGACATAAACGGTCTGGAACAGGCCACGAACCTAAGCCTTAACTTCAATGGCAATGACATTAAAGGCATTGAGCCTGGGGCTTTCAATTCAAAAATCTTTCAAAGTTTGAAATTTGGAGGGTCTCTCAACTTATCTGTTATATTGAAAGGTCTACAGAACTCTACTATTCAGTCTCTTTGGCTGGGGACATTTGAGGACACTGATGACCAAGACCTCACTTCAGCCACATTTGAGGGACTTTGTGACATGGCTGTTGAGAGCATCAACCTACAAAAGCACCATTTCGATGGTTTCTCACCTTCTACATTTCGGTGCTTCACTCGACTCCAGGAGTTGGATCTGACGGCAGCTCACTTGAAAGGATTACCCTCTGGGATTGAGGGCATGAACTCTCTCAAGAAATTAGTTCTCAATGCAAATAGTTTTGACCAATTGTGTCAAATCAATGCTGCCAGTTTCCCATCCCTTACAGACCTCTATGTCAAAGGTAACATGAAGAAACTTGACCTCGGTGCCAGGTGTTTGGAAAAACTAGAAAATCTTCAGAAACTTGATTTAAGTCACAGTGATATTGAGGCTTCTGACTGTTGCAATCTGCAACTCAAAAACCTGCCCCACTTGCAATACTTAAACCTGAGCTACAATGAGCCCCTTGGTCTCGAGGATCAGGCATTCAAAGAATGTCCTCGTCTAGAACTCCTGGATTTGGCATTTACCCACCTGCTTGTTAAGGCTGCACAAAGTCCTTTCCAAAACCTCCATCTCCTGCGGGTTCTGAATCTCTCTCACTGCCTCCTTGATACCAGCAATCGGCACCTTCTAGAAGGCCTGCTGGATCTCCGGCATCTGAATGTACAAGGGAATCACTTTCAAGATGGGAGCATCTCAAAGACCAACCTACTTCAGACAGTGAGCAGCTTGGAGATTCTGATTTTATCCTCTTGTGATCTCCTCTCCATAGACCAGCAAGCATTCCACGGCCTTGGGAATATGAGCCACTTAGACTTAAGCCACAACAGCCTGACAGGCGATAGCATGGATGCGTTTAGCCCTCTTAAGGGGCTCTACCTCAATCTGGCCGCCAATAACATTCGCATCATcccaccccatctcctccccGCCTTGTCTCAGCAGAGCACCATTAATTTAAGTCACAATCCCCTGGACTGCACTTGCTCAAATATCCATTTCATAACATGGTACAAAGAAAACCTGCATAAACTCGAGGGCTCGGAGGAGACCGTGTGTGCAAATCCCCCACCTTTAAGGGGAGTTAAGCTGTCTGATGTCAAACTGTCTTGTGGGCTGACGGGTACGGGCATTTTCTTTCTTGTAGTATTTGTATTCTTGGTCATCATTCTGCTCATTTTTTCAGTTAAATTTCTTCTTAGGTGGAAATACCAGCACATTTAG